The window GCCGACTATCGCATAGCGTGCGGTAAACCGGCGCAGCAAAGCATAGGTGAGAATCAACGCGCCGACGAGCAATGGGTCCATGCCTGCACTGCCAAATGCGCCAATACCGAAGCGCAGCAGAATGCCGGCGAGCAACCCCGCGGCGATACCGGGCGGAATCATTTTCACGACCCGCTCGAAATAGCCCGACGCCCCCAGCACGATGAAGCCGACGGCGGACAGCATGTAAGCGCCGATCATTTCCGCGTAGGGTGTATTCGGCAGTACGGCGATGAGGAAGGCCGCGCCCGGCGTGGACCAGGCGGTGATGATCGGCTCGCGATAGCGGAAACTCAGCCAGGCGCCCGTCAATCCGACGCCGATCGAGACCGACCAGATCCACGAAGCTGTCTGCTCCGGACTGAGTCCTGCCACCTTCGCCCCCTGAAAAACCAGGATGAAGGTGCCGCCGTAGTTGACGATGACGGAGATGAGCGCCGCGATGATCGGGTGCGTCAAGTCCGCAGGCCGGATGGAAGCGGAATTCATGCGTCGTGTCCTTGAATGGGATTGGGTTGCATGGCGCGCAGAATGCCTACAAAATGGCCTCATTGAAATATCCACTTGCGTGAAAAATAGAGGCCACTTTTCTCGTTGTCCGCCTGTTAGTAGATTTGCAGGCGTGAGTGGCGTTGAAATAAAACAGGAGCCCTGCATGAAAACTCGTGCCACCGCTTATCCGATCTGGAACCGCTTTCAGCGGTCGCCTGATGACCAGTTGTCTTTGCGCGAGCAACTGGTACGGTTCTTTCGCAAAGGGGTGGCCGACGGCACCTTGCAACCCGGCATTCGACTGCCGGCCTCGCGCGTGCTGGCGCAGGAACTTGGTTTATCGCGGATTACCGTCTCCGGGGCTTATGAGCAACTTATCGCAGAGGGCTTTCTGGAGGCGCGTCGGGGTGCCGGTACTTATGTGGCGGCACGGATTGCCGACCAAAAGTCGCTTTCATCTGCGTCTTCGCCTCAGGAACGACAACGCGCGCCTGTTTCGGTACGGGCGCGTCGTCTGGTAGGGGTGGATTCAATGTCAATGGCGCGTGCGGCATGGCCACTCACGCCCGGTCTGCCGGCACTGGATGCGTTTCCCTATGCGCTCTGGGGCCGCCTCGAAGGTCGCTTCTGGCGTCGCCGGCCGACTCCCGATCTCTCTTACGGCGATCCCCAGGGCTTTCTGCCGTTGCGCGAGGCCTTGGCGGAGTATCTGGGCGCCGCGCGTGGCGTTGTCTGCAATGCGCACCAGATCATCATCGCGCCTGGTGCGCAAGCAGCGATTTCGATTGCAACGCTGGCACTTACCGATATTGGCGATCGCGTCTGGGTCGAAAATCCCGGATACGATGCCGCTTACCGTAGCCTGGTCCTTGCCGGGGTGGCTGCGGTGGGCATCGGTGTCGATGCCGAAGGCATGGATGTTGACGATGGACGGAATCGTGCTCCCGACGCACGACTCGCAATGGTGTCTCCATCGCATCAATACCCGATGGGCGTCACCATGAGCCTGGCACGGCGTCTCGCGTTGCTGCAATGGGCCAATGATGCCAACGCATTCATCCTCGAAGACGATTACGACAGCGAATTTCGCTATGAATGTGCGCCGGCGCCCGCGCTCAAGGCGCTCGATGGCGACAACGGATGCGTGATTTACATCGGCACGCTCAGCAAGCTGCTCGCCCCCGGTCTGAGGCTGGGCTTCCTGGTCGCCTCCGACGACTTGATCGACGCGCTATGCGCAGTACGCAATGGTACTGACCACCGCGTTCCGATGCCGCTCCAGGCCACGGCGGCCGACTTCATCGGCAATGGTCACCTGGGCGCGCACATTCGGCGGTCGAAAGTGCTCTACACCGAACGACGAGCTGCGTTGCTGTCCGCGATCAATTCGGAAGGCGGCGGATGGCTTACCATGCCGACAGCTTCGACCGGGCTGCATCTGGTCACCGAGTTGCCTGATTATTGCAACGATCAGGCGCTCGCGACGGCCGCGCGGATGCGGCAGATTGGCGTTACTCCCTTGTCAGGATATTTCGTCGATCCCTCCAGAACAAAACGACAAGGACTGCTGATGGGATTTGGAAATACTCGTCCGGAATCGATGAAAGGGGCGATTCGGACGCTATGCAGTCTGATCGAATCAGGAGGCGATTCGTCAAGTATCTATTCGGGAAATGATAGATCAAACCTTTTTGGCGCACCTGATCCTTGCGGTTGGATGGGCGGTTTACTACGGAACTGATCCGGATCGATCGTCAGTTGCCATATTCTCCGTGTCAAGCCGGTGTCGCAGGGATCGGGGGCTCTCATCCCGTCACCAGAACGTCGCCCTGCGACTCGGCGAGCACATGTTTGGTGACGCTGCCCAGCAGGAATTCCTCGATCATGTCCTGGCCATGTTTGCCCATGACGATGAGATCGCAGTCTTGCTCCTGTTCCTGTTCGACGATGAGTCGCGACGGATCGCCATGCAGCGCGAGCAGCGTTGCTTTTGTCGATCCCAGGCTGGCGGTGGCGAGCGAATGCAGTTGTCGCAACGCCTTGTCCTGCGCTTCTTTCTGATAGGTGGCGCCCCGCGACACGTCGCCCAGCGCACGTAGCGATGCTTCAGTCGGCGTGAGGCCGGCGGCGATGGCGAGCGAATGCAATTGTTGCAGCGCTTCGTCCTTTGCCCTTGCCCGGTAGTGTTGGATAAGGGCCTCTTCGACGCCGGCAAAGGCCAGCTTTCCCTCGAATGGCGCCTCGAATGCATGGAGGAGAACTATTTGGGCGTCTGGCGCAAGCGTGCGTGCCAGCCGGAGGGCCGCAGCCGCCCCCGGGGAGAAATCGACCGGGACAAGAATGCGGCGATAGGGTTCGTGCGGTGCTTGTTTGACCACCAGCGTCGGGCGCCGCGTCAGGCGCAGCAGGCGCGCGGCCGTGGAACCGAGCCACAGATAGCGAAGGAAGCCCTCGCCGCGGGCGCCGACGACGAGCAGGTCGGCGTCGATGGCATCGGCATGCGCGACGATGACCCGAAGCACGTTGCCGGCCGCGAGATGGGCGGCCGCCGACACGCCGCGGGCCTGCCCGCGTTCGGCGATGAGTTGGGACAGGACGTCATGCGCCTGTTGGCGGATGCGCTCGACGATGGGTTCGGATTCATGGCCCAGGAGGCTTCTCAACTCGTCGATGGCTCTTTGCTGGATGGCATGCATCAGCGTCACTTGCGCGCCGGATTCCGCCGCCAGGCGAAAGGCCCGATCCACGGCGTGCCGGGAGGGCGCCGAAAAGTCCGTGGCGGCGAGAATATGGAACGGTGTTTTCATGAAGTGTTCTCCCGTGCTCGAATGAGTATTGTCAGGCGGTCGATCGTTGGGCCAAGGCGCTGACAACGGCGGCAAATTGAAGAAGGGCGAGTTCCGCGAAGGGCCCGCGCACAGTCATGCCGCCTTTTGCAGCCAGGCATAGAGTCGCGGCCAGGCGTGAGGAATGAGCAGCAAGGCGACGCTGGCGGCGGCGAGATTGAATACCGTATGGACCATCGCCACCTGCCGCGTGGTGGCGAGGTCCGTGGCGAGGATCATGCCGACGACGGGTTGCAGCAACGTCGCGAAAAGCAGCACGCCAAGGAGATTGAAGCCGGTGTTGAGCAGCGCCAGCTTGCGCGCCACGGAGTCTAGCGCGCTGCTGGCCAGAAGCGCGGTGGACGTGGTGCCGATATTGGCCCCGGCAACCAGCCATACGGACACTTGCGGCGCGACGATGCCTTGGGAAACCGCCAGTACCGCCAGTCCGCTGACCACCGAGGAGGACTGCACCAAGGCCGTGAGCAGTGCGCCGAACAACAAGGCCAGTACCGGGGAGTCGAGGAATTCGTGCCACTGGCCCATCAGCGGGCCGTGTGCCAGCGGTGCCAGAGCGTCGGCTATCAGGTCCAGGGCCAGGAAGATGAGCCCGAAATAAAACGCTGCCTTGCCGTAGGGGCGCCAGGGACGTGGTCCGACGAGTGACCAGAGGCCGCCCAGGGTGACGAAGATCGGCCCAGTCCCGTCACGTTCAGGGCGACCAGCCAGGCCGTCAAGGTGGTGCCGACGTTGGCGCCGATCATCACCGCGAAGGCGCCGCGTTCGGTCAGGGTGCGATTATGCGACAAGCCCACCGCCATGGAAGTCACGGCCGACGACGACTGCACTACCGCCGTGACGCCGGCGCCGACCAGCGCGCCGCGCCAGTCGGTTCGCGTCAGGCGTCGCAACGCATCGCGCAGCTGTTTTCCGCCGAGCCGCGCCATCTCCTCGGAGAACGCCGCCAGCCCATGCAGGAACAACATGACAGCGGCCAATATCGAGAAGATCAGGGTGAGCAATGGACTCATCGGCCGATCCCGTCGCAACCCGGCCATCGGGCAATCAGAGGCACGCATGGCGGTCGCGGTATCAGCGCCACAGGCTCAGCGGCGGGTCGGTGACTACCGCGCGCAGGATATCGCCGCGCGAGACAAAACCGGCGAGGCGGCCGCCGTCGCCCATGATCGGCACGCCGTCGACGCCATGTTCCAGCATGACGGTGGCGATGCGCCGGATGTCGGTCACTGGCGCGGCGGCGACCACCGGTGTGGTCATGACATCGCTCACATGACGGCCGAGGGATTCGACGATCCGGCCGCCATCGATGTTGATCGCGGTCAGCAGGTCGCGTTCGCTGACGATGCCGACGAGTTGCGCGCCGTCGGCAAGCACGGGAGCCTGATGGATGCGGTGGTCGCGCAGGATTCGCCAGGCCTGCGCCACGTCGTCGTTGGCGGCGACGGTGACTACCTGGTGTTGCATGATCTGGTCGGCGTGGTAGAGCGGCCCGCGTTCCAGATCGCCATGCAGCATGGCGCGGTAGGCGCGAACGGCTTCCGCGTGGGGGAAACTGGCCGCGCTGGCGATGGCCTCGACGCCGGCTTCGTCTCCTTCCTGGGCGATGGCGCGGGCCGCGCGGATTCTTGTCAGCGCACGCACCCGGTTCATTTCCTCGAGCGTGCCGCTGAAAATCGGTCCGCTAAGGCCGTAGATCGAAAACATGACGCGCGCTATCGGCGCCCGGGCTCGTTTTTGATGCAGATTACCGGCACGTTCGCCAGATGCAGCACCTTGCGCGTGACCGAGCCGAGCACGATGCCCGAAATCGCGCCCAGTCCGCGCGTCCCCATGACGATGTGGTCGCAACCGAGTTCATCGGCCAGCGCCACCAGGGTTTCCGCCGGGTCGCCGAGCTTGGTATGGGTCTGGCAGGCGACATTTTTCTCGTTCAACACATGCAGGATCGGTTTCAGCGCAAGGTGCGCGTCAACCGCCAAATGATCGCTGATCGCCTCCTTTTCCATGCCGTGGGTTTGCCACTCCTGCGGCTTGGGCTGGACATTGACCACGTGCACTTCGACAGGGCCGTGCTTCTGGATGAGGTCGATCAGATACAGGGCCGCCTGGAAAGCGGAATCCGAACCATCCACGGGCAATAGCACTTTACGCATCTCAGTGTCCTTTCGCGGAAAAACATTTCAACATGAGCTTACGCGCCTCCTCCAGCAACAAGGTGCTCGAAGCAATCGCCGCCGCCAGGCACCAGTCTCCCAGGCCGAGATCGACGGTATCGAACACCGACTGTGCCGGTCCCCAGTGGACCGCCAGCACCTGCAAGCCGACCACGGCGGCAAGCGCCAGCCAGAGTTTGCCGTTGCTGAAAAACTGGCGGTTGAAAGCGCTGCCGTACTCGGCGCGGGCATTGAAGATGTTGAAGAACTGGAACAGCACGAAGGTGGTGAAGGCCAACGTCACCGCGTAGGCATGGCCGCTGCCGCCGCCCCTGCCTTCGTGTTCGCCCCAGGCATAGGCGGCCAGCGTGCCGACCGCCATGGTCAGGCCATAGAGCCCCAGGCGCCAGAGACGTTCGAGCGAGAGGATATGCGCATCGGACGGACGCGGCGGGCTGTGCATGATGCCGGGCCGCGCTGGTTCCACGCCGAGGGTCATGGCCGGCGGGCCATCCATGATGATGTTGACCCAGAGGATCTGGATCGCGGTGAAAGGCGTCGGCATGCCGAGCAGCGGCGCGCCGAGCACGGTGAGAATTGCGCCGATGTTGGTGGACAACTGGAAGCGCACGAACTTGACGATGTTGTCGTAAATGGTGCGGCCTTCCTCCACTGCGTGCACGATGCTGGCGAAGTTGTCGTCGGTGAGCACCAGAGTCGCCGCCTCCTTGGTCACCTCGGTGCCGGTGATGCCCATGGCCACGCCGATGTCGGCGGTCTTCAGCGCCGGCGCGTCGTTGACGCCGTCGCCGGTCATCGCGACGACATGGCCGCGGGCCTTGAGTGCCGCGACGATAAGCAGCTTGTGCTCGGGCGAGACGCGGGCGAACACGGCGGTGCGCTCCACCATCTTGCTCAGATCCACGGCGGAAAGCCCCTCGATCTCGCGGCCTTCGCGCGCTTCGCCGACCAGGCCCAGTTCGCGGGCAATGGCGGCGGCGGTGGCACGGTGATCGCCGGTAATCATCTTGACGGTGATACCGGCGGCCTGGCAGACGCGGATCGCCTCCCGCGCCTCGGGGCGCGGCGGATCGATGATGCCGACCAGCGCAATCAGGCTCAGATCGTTGGCCCAGGCCATCAGCGCCTCGGGGCTGGCCGCCGGGTCGAAGTCCGCCGCCGGGATGTCGCGCCCGGCCAGCGCCAGCACGCGCATCGCCGCTTCGGCCAGAGCCGTGTTTTGCGCGACATAGTCGCCACGCGCCGCATCATCCAGCGGCTGCTCGCCTTCCGGCATCAGATGATGGCTGGCACGAGCCAGCAGCACGTCGGGCGCGCCCTTGAGCCACATGCGTACCACGGCGCCATCATGGTGGAAGGTGGCCATGAACTTGTGCGCCGAGTCGAAGGGAATTTCGGCAATGCGCGGATATTTTTCGTTGAGCTGCTCCGCGTCGACCCCCGCCTTCCGCGCCAGCGCCAGCAGCGCGCCTTCGGTCGGATCGCCGATCAGTTCGCTGTCCTGGATGCGGGAATCGGAGCACAAGGCAGCCGGTGTCAGCAGCGCCGCCCAGTCCGGTATTGCATGTCCATCCTCCGCTTCGATGCCGCCCTCGCCGCCGTAACCCTCGCCGCTGACGGCAAAGCGCCGACCGAAGGCGGAGACGCGGCGCGCCGTCATCTGGTTCAGGGTCAGCGTGCCGGTCTTGTCCGAACAGATCACCGTGGTGCAGCCCAGCGTTTCCACCGCCGCCAGCTTCTTCACAATGGCGTGGCGTTTGGCCATGCGGTGCATGCCCAGCGCCAGCGTGACCGTTACCACCGCCGGCAAGCCTTCGGGAATCGCCGCCACGGCCAGCGCGATGGCGGTCATCGCGGTCTGCACCAGATCGTCGCCACGCAGAATTCCGATGACAAAGATCAGGCTCACCACGACGCCGGCGATGACCGCCAGCCGCTTTCCCAGCGCGTCGAGTTGCACCTGCAGGGGCGTGGCCGATTCGGCGGCCTCGGCCAGCATGCCGGCGATCTTGCCCATCTCGCTGTGCATGCCGGTAGCGACGACGATGGCCTCGACGCGGCCGCGCGTCACCACAGTGTTCATGAAAACCATGCAACGCCGTTCCGCCAGCGCCGACTTTTGTTCCACCGCCTCGGGGTTCTTGCCTACTGCGTGCGACTCGCCGGTGAGCGCGGCTTCCGCCACCTCGGCTGCATGGGCGTGGAGCACGCGAGCATCGGCCGGGATGCGGTCGCCCGCTTCGAGCAGCAGGATGTCGCCCGGCACCAGATCGACCGCCGGGATCAGCGCCGCATGGCCGTCGCGGCGCACGCGCGCGGTCGGCGCCAGCATGTTCTTCAGCGCCGCCAGCGCCGCTTCGGCGCGATGCTCCTGGAAAAAGCCCAGCGTCGCGTTGAGCAGCACCACAATGGCTATGACCAGCGCGTCCTTGAGATCGCCCACCGCGCCGGCCAGCACGGCGGCGCCGAGCAGCACGATGACCAGGAAATTCCTGAACTGGTCGAGAAACTTGAGCCAGGCGGGGCGCGGCGGTTTGCTGGCGAGCTGATTCGGGCCGTGCCTGGCGAGTCGGGTCGCTGCCTCGGCGGCATCGAGGCCGGCTGCCGGCGCGACACCGAGGGCGACGGCGACTGCGGCCGTGGTCCGGGCGTGCCAGGCGGGATCGTCGTCAGGGCGCGGAAGGGACGACGGATCAGACATGATCGTTACCCTGGCGGATCAGCATTACCGGCACATTCGACAAATGCACTACCTTCGTGGCGACGGACCCCAGCAGGGTGCCGAGAACGCCCGTGTGGCCGCGCGTGCCGAGCAATATCTGCGAACAGCCGTGAACATCGGCGAATTCGGTGATGGTGGGGGCCGCCTGGCCAACCAGTACATGAAGCTCGGGGCTCAGGCCGGCGGCGACCAGGAGGTCGCGGGCCCTGGAGAGTGCCTTCATGCCGGATTCCAGGTGAAATTCGCGAATCGTGCCGGCATCGATGACGTGGCTGATGTCACCCGACAGCGAGGGTTGCACATTGAGTAGATGAATTGCGGGCGGCTCGCGCCATGTCGGCAGGTTCTGCACTACCCAGGAAACCGGCCGTAGCGCGATCTCGGAATCATCGATGGGAATCAGGAATATCTGGCTCATTCTCAGCTTTCTTTGGATTCGGATTGGAAGAAATCGATAGTCTCTTGCTCCGCTTCGGCGTGCCGGAATTGGGAGTCGCCGAGATGTGGAGCGGACGATCGAGCAGACATGATTGTTAAGGTGAAACAATTCGTTCGGAGCGCCTGGTGACAGCCGAGTGAAGCGAGCAAATCAGAAGCCTCCCCGAGAGGGGAGGACGGGAGGGGCGGGCCTTCAATTGGCTTTTCGCGTGTTTCATCTTCTGTGGGTGGAGCTCGGTGCCATGAGCGTTAGCGTATGGGCGCGGCTAGGCCATACGTCCCGCAGCGACGGTCGCCGCGACGAATAAGGCGTAGGCGCCGAGAAGCATGAAGCCGCGGCTGCATCCGATGACGCCGGCGCGACCCGGAATCAGCAACAGCAGCGAGAACATGCCCATCCAGAGCGCGACGGCGATTTCCATGGGCGGGGCGGCAATCGGGTGGATGGTCGCCGCGACACCAATTATGGCCATGCCGTTGAACAGATTGCTGCCCAGCAAGGTGCCGACACCGACATCGTCGTGACCGCGCAGCCGGGCCAGCACCACGGTCACCAGTTCCGGCAGCGAGGTGCCGACGGCCACCACGGTGGCACCGATCACGTAGGCATCCACGCCGAAGGCCGTTGCGATACCAGTCGCGCCCGCGACGAACAGGTGTCCCGCGATCACCAGCGCGGCCAGGCCGGCCGCGCCGAGGGCGAACGCGTGCCAGGGATACCCGTCCGGGGAGCTTGCCGCCGGTTCGCGCGCGGCAAGGCCAGCGCGAATCATCCGCCCGATCCAGAACGTGAAGATCAGCAGCAGCACGCCACCCTCGCCGCGCGAGACAACGCCATCGCGCACGAACCAGAGGGTCAGCAGGGGCACGCCGAGGGCAAGGGCAAAGTTGCGGCCGAGTTCGCGCCGCTCCACACGGATCGGCCCAAACAGTAGCGCCAAGCCGAAGATCAGCGCGATGTTTACCACGTTGCTGCCCAGCGCATCGCCCAGGCCGATCTCCGGCTTGCCGGCCAGTGCCGCGACCGAGGAGACCGTGAGTTCCGGACTGGAGGTGGCGAAGGCGGCCAGCGTGGTGGCGACCAGCAGTTTGGGCACGCGCAGGCTCGCCGCCGCGCCCAGCACGCCCTTGAGGAACAGTTCGCCACCGACGCCGGCCAGCGCGACGGCGCCCAGAATGAGCACCAGATCGGTCATGGTGCCTCGTCAGGTGCATCGCGCGGGTCGCACATGACCAGCACATCGCATTGCGATTCCGCCAGCACATGCTTGGTCACGCTGCCGAGCAGCAGCTCCTCGGCGATGTGCGAGCCGTGCTTGCCGACGACGATCAGGTCGCAGTCGTATTCCTGCTCCATGGCGGCGATCTGCTGCGCAGGATCGCCATGGATGACCCGGCCCGAATAGGTGATCGGCGCAACCCCGGCGGCAGCCGCCAGATCCCGCAACCGCTCGCGGCGAAGCTCGGCAGCGGCGATGACGTAGCGGCGTATCACCTCATCCTCCACCCCGGCAAAGGCCAGTTTGCCCTCGTAGGGCAGCTCGAAGGCGTGCAGCAGGACAAGATCGGCATCCGGCGCCACTTGTCGCGCCATGCGGATCGCGTGGAGCGACACCGGCGAGAAATCCACGGCAACCAGCACGGAGCGATAAGCTTCGTGCGGTGCTTGCTTCACCACCAACACCGGCCGCCGCGACGACTTGCGCAGCAGGCGGGCCGCCGTTGATCCCAACAGGGCGTGACGCAGGAAGGAGTCGCCACGTGCGCCAAGAACCAGCAGATGTGCATCCAGCGCGTCGGCCTCGGCAGCGATTGTGGCAAGCGGGTTCCCCTCGGCGACCCTCGTCCGCGCCGCGACGCCGCGATTGATCGCCGCATCGCCGGTCAACTGGTCGAGGCGTGACCGGGCATCGCTGTTCAAAGCCGCCTTCACCCGAAACACGTCGTCTCCCAACATCTCGCGCAGGCCGTCGATAGCATCTAGCTCCATTGCGTGCAGGATGTAGAGTTCGCTGTCAGTACTGGCAGCCAGGTGAAAGGCACGCTCGACGGCATGGCGGGCCGGCGCGGAAAGATCGGTGGCGACGAGGATCGTCTGGGCGTTTGTCATTTGGCATTCTCCTTCACTGGGTTTTCAATCACGGGCTGGTAATCCCCGTCGCGGATGTCCTGCAGCATCTGGTCGATATCGACGGTCGGAATTTGCAGCAGCCGCAAGGCGGTCGCACCGAGACGCAGGCTGGACTCGATCGCCTCGGGATAGGCATGGATTGCCCCGGCCTCGATCAGGGCCGAACTGGCTTCGAGATCGCGCGCGCGGGCGATCACCGGTACCTGCGGGCAATGCTGGCGCAACGCGGCAACCGTCCGTAGTGCGACGGCATGACTGTCGACCGTGATGATGGCCAGGCTCGCACGCTCCGCCCGCGCCGCTGCCAACAGCTCCGCATCGGCAATGTCGCCGTAGAGCACGGCATGACCCTCGGCCTGCCCTTGCTGCACCCGCTTCGGATCGGTGTCGAAGGCCACGAAATCGACGCCGCTCGATTTCAACAGTACCGCGATGGTGTGGCCGACCCGGCCGTAGCCGCCGATCAGCACCTTGGGCGC is drawn from Candidatus Nitricoxidivorans perseverans and contains these coding sequences:
- a CDS encoding PLP-dependent aminotransferase family protein: MKTRATAYPIWNRFQRSPDDQLSLREQLVRFFRKGVADGTLQPGIRLPASRVLAQELGLSRITVSGAYEQLIAEGFLEARRGAGTYVAARIADQKSLSSASSPQERQRAPVSVRARRLVGVDSMSMARAAWPLTPGLPALDAFPYALWGRLEGRFWRRRPTPDLSYGDPQGFLPLREALAEYLGAARGVVCNAHQIIIAPGAQAAISIATLALTDIGDRVWVENPGYDAAYRSLVLAGVAAVGIGVDAEGMDVDDGRNRAPDARLAMVSPSHQYPMGVTMSLARRLALLQWANDANAFILEDDYDSEFRYECAPAPALKALDGDNGCVIYIGTLSKLLAPGLRLGFLVASDDLIDALCAVRNGTDHRVPMPLQATAADFIGNGHLGAHIRRSKVLYTERRAALLSAINSEGGGWLTMPTASTGLHLVTELPDYCNDQALATAARMRQIGVTPLSGYFVDPSRTKRQGLLMGFGNTRPESMKGAIRTLCSLIESGGDSSSIYSGNDRSNLFGAPDPCGWMGGLLRN
- a CDS encoding universal stress protein: MKTPFHILAATDFSAPSRHAVDRAFRLAAESGAQVTLMHAIQQRAIDELRSLLGHESEPIVERIRQQAHDVLSQLIAERGQARGVSAAAHLAAGNVLRVIVAHADAIDADLLVVGARGEGFLRYLWLGSTAARLLRLTRRPTLVVKQAPHEPYRRILVPVDFSPGAAAALRLARTLAPDAQIVLLHAFEAPFEGKLAFAGVEEALIQHYRARAKDEALQQLHSLAIAAGLTPTEASLRALGDVSRGATYQKEAQDKALRQLHSLATASLGSTKATLLALHGDPSRLIVEQEQEQDCDLIVMGKHGQDMIEEFLLGSVTKHVLAESQGDVLVTG
- a CDS encoding Na/Pi symporter, with product MGGLWSLVGPRPWRPYGKAAFYFGLIFLALDLIADALAPLAHGPLMGQWHEFLDSPVLALLFGALLTALVQSSSVVSGLAVLAVSQGIVAPQVSVWLVAGANIGTTSTALLASSALDSVARKLALLNTGFNLLGVLLFATLLQPVVGMILATDLATTRQVAMVHTVFNLAAASVALLLIPHAWPRLYAWLQKAA
- a CDS encoding Na/Pi symporter — protein: MSPLLTLIFSILAAVMLFLHGLAAFSEEMARLGGKQLRDALRRLTRTDWRGALVGAGVTAVVQSSSAVTSMAVGLSHNRTLTERGAFAVMIGANVGTTLTAWLVALNVTGLGRSSSPWAASGHSSDHVPGAPTARQRFISGSSSWPWT
- a CDS encoding CBS domain-containing protein codes for the protein MFSIYGLSGPIFSGTLEEMNRVRALTRIRAARAIAQEGDEAGVEAIASAASFPHAEAVRAYRAMLHGDLERGPLYHADQIMQHQVVTVAANDDVAQAWRILRDHRIHQAPVLADGAQLVGIVSERDLLTAINIDGGRIVESLGRHVSDVMTTPVVAAAPVTDIRRIATVMLEHGVDGVPIMGDGGRLAGFVSRGDILRAVVTDPPLSLWR
- a CDS encoding universal stress protein — its product is MRKVLLPVDGSDSAFQAALYLIDLIQKHGPVEVHVVNVQPKPQEWQTHGMEKEAISDHLAVDAHLALKPILHVLNEKNVACQTHTKLGDPAETLVALADELGCDHIVMGTRGLGAISGIVLGSVTRKVLHLANVPVICIKNEPGRR
- a CDS encoding cation-translocating P-type ATPase, with amino-acid sequence MSDPSSLPRPDDDPAWHARTTAAVAVALGVAPAAGLDAAEAATRLARHGPNQLASKPPRPAWLKFLDQFRNFLVIVLLGAAVLAGAVGDLKDALVIAIVVLLNATLGFFQEHRAEAALAALKNMLAPTARVRRDGHAALIPAVDLVPGDILLLEAGDRIPADARVLHAHAAEVAEAALTGESHAVGKNPEAVEQKSALAERRCMVFMNTVVTRGRVEAIVVATGMHSEMGKIAGMLAEAAESATPLQVQLDALGKRLAVIAGVVVSLIFVIGILRGDDLVQTAMTAIALAVAAIPEGLPAVVTVTLALGMHRMAKRHAIVKKLAAVETLGCTTVICSDKTGTLTLNQMTARRVSAFGRRFAVSGEGYGGEGGIEAEDGHAIPDWAALLTPAALCSDSRIQDSELIGDPTEGALLALARKAGVDAEQLNEKYPRIAEIPFDSAHKFMATFHHDGAVVRMWLKGAPDVLLARASHHLMPEGEQPLDDAARGDYVAQNTALAEAAMRVLALAGRDIPAADFDPAASPEALMAWANDLSLIALVGIIDPPRPEAREAIRVCQAAGITVKMITGDHRATAAAIARELGLVGEAREGREIEGLSAVDLSKMVERTAVFARVSPEHKLLIVAALKARGHVVAMTGDGVNDAPALKTADIGVAMGITGTEVTKEAATLVLTDDNFASIVHAVEEGRTIYDNIVKFVRFQLSTNIGAILTVLGAPLLGMPTPFTAIQILWVNIIMDGPPAMTLGVEPARPGIMHSPPRPSDAHILSLERLWRLGLYGLTMAVGTLAAYAWGEHEGRGGGSGHAYAVTLAFTTFVLFQFFNIFNARAEYGSAFNRQFFSNGKLWLALAAVVGLQVLAVHWGPAQSVFDTVDLGLGDWCLAAAIASSTLLLEEARKLMLKCFSAKGH
- a CDS encoding universal stress protein yields the protein MSQIFLIPIDDSEIALRPVSWVVQNLPTWREPPAIHLLNVQPSLSGDISHVIDAGTIREFHLESGMKALSRARDLLVAAGLSPELHVLVGQAAPTITEFADVHGCSQILLGTRGHTGVLGTLLGSVATKVVHLSNVPVMLIRQGNDHV
- a CDS encoding sodium:calcium antiporter, whose product is MLILGAVALAGVGGELFLKGVLGAAASLRVPKLLVATTLAAFATSSPELTVSSVAALAGKPEIGLGDALGSNVVNIALIFGLALLFGPIRVERRELGRNFALALGVPLLTLWFVRDGVVSRGEGGVLLLIFTFWIGRMIRAGLAAREPAASSPDGYPWHAFALGAAGLAALVIAGHLFVAGATGIATAFGVDAYVIGATVVAVGTSLPELVTVVLARLRGHDDVGVGTLLGSNLFNGMAIIGVAATIHPIAAPPMEIAVALWMGMFSLLLLIPGRAGVIGCSRGFMLLGAYALFVAATVAAGRMA
- a CDS encoding universal stress protein, whose protein sequence is MTNAQTILVATDLSAPARHAVERAFHLAASTDSELYILHAMELDAIDGLREMLGDDVFRVKAALNSDARSRLDQLTGDAAINRGVAARTRVAEGNPLATIAAEADALDAHLLVLGARGDSFLRHALLGSTAARLLRKSSRRPVLVVKQAPHEAYRSVLVAVDFSPVSLHAIRMARQVAPDADLVLLHAFELPYEGKLAFAGVEDEVIRRYVIAAAELRRERLRDLAAAAGVAPITYSGRVIHGDPAQQIAAMEQEYDCDLIVVGKHGSHIAEELLLGSVTKHVLAESQCDVLVMCDPRDAPDEAP